One stretch of Syntrophorhabdaceae bacterium DNA includes these proteins:
- a CDS encoding DUF3488 and transglutaminase-like domain-containing protein → MKIDNVTTIKIKSLVTIISYLIGAIGFISVYRYINPLYSVAFVFLFILSMFFQYKQRFYIPKWSLNIFSVLLIAFNLYKINTEELITQIVQVILMIYAVKFLEEKRVRDYMQIYTLTLFLLAGMGLLSMNISFSVFLVIIVIMLSTSFVLLTFYSQEPDMELTKKTAVRIVLKSLYIPCLAIPLSVVMFVILPRTQYPIFDFLNRADKAKTGFTNKVRLGAVTNIQEDASIILRANMEKINNDDLYWRGIVLDFFDGVSWTSTDKNPVPQSSSIIASGKTIKQTIYLEPYADRYLFALDKPAFIYLRGIRRLDDLTFRMPSFIERRLRYDTLSIISDYLFESHVDTKIYLQVPEGISQDIKNLAKSIIKGEDRMQDISSLISFFNSGSFTYSLKNLPITRTPLDDFLFKNRYGNCEYFASACAVMLRLAGIPARLVGGYRGGYYNDVGRYYLVPQKNAHVWVEAFLENKGWVRLDPTPASIDNFALSKKVHFMFRMRLALDLINYYWYAFVINYNLDRQLGIVFAITKAVKRPDLKFNTKTIKHLKYAAMFIMISLLLFIIVKVIMKKRDVERLLLSQFYKRLDRYGYKKRESQGLEEFVEGIKDDNVKTKAWEFTRQFEELYYRDRKLNKDDIKRLKDIIKAI, encoded by the coding sequence ATGAAGATAGATAATGTTACCACAATTAAAATAAAGTCTCTTGTGACGATCATCTCATATCTAATAGGTGCAATAGGTTTTATTTCTGTTTACAGATATATCAATCCTTTATACTCTGTTGCCTTTGTTTTTCTCTTTATCTTGTCCATGTTCTTCCAATACAAACAGAGATTCTATATCCCTAAATGGTCATTGAACATCTTCTCCGTCCTTTTGATTGCCTTCAATTTATATAAAATCAATACAGAAGAACTCATAACCCAGATAGTCCAAGTTATCCTCATGATATATGCAGTGAAATTTCTTGAGGAAAAAAGGGTAAGGGATTATATGCAGATATACACCCTTACCCTTTTTCTCCTTGCAGGGATGGGGCTTCTATCTATGAATATATCGTTTTCTGTGTTTCTGGTTATTATAGTGATTATGCTCTCCACCTCTTTTGTCCTACTTACATTCTATTCCCAGGAACCAGATATGGAACTCACGAAAAAGACGGCAGTGAGAATAGTTTTAAAATCACTTTATATACCATGTCTCGCCATACCTCTTTCTGTGGTAATGTTTGTTATACTACCGAGGACACAGTATCCCATATTTGATTTTCTCAACAGGGCAGATAAGGCAAAAACAGGATTCACCAATAAGGTGAGGTTAGGGGCTGTAACTAATATACAAGAAGACGCAAGTATCATTCTAAGGGCTAACATGGAAAAGATAAACAATGATGACCTTTACTGGAGGGGTATTGTCCTTGATTTTTTCGATGGTGTATCATGGACAAGCACAGACAAGAACCCTGTGCCACAGAGTTCATCAATTATAGCTTCCGGTAAAACAATAAAACAGACCATATATCTTGAGCCGTATGCCGATAGATACCTGTTTGCCCTTGATAAACCTGCTTTTATCTACTTGAGAGGCATAAGGAGATTGGATGACCTCACCTTCAGGATGCCATCCTTCATCGAAAGGAGGCTTCGCTATGATACCCTCTCGATAATATCGGATTATCTTTTCGAATCCCATGTGGATACCAAGATATATCTCCAGGTCCCTGAAGGCATATCCCAGGATATAAAAAATCTTGCAAAAAGTATTATTAAGGGTGAGGATAGGATGCAAGACATATCGTCACTAATCTCTTTCTTCAATTCTGGTTCTTTTACGTATTCCCTTAAAAACCTCCCTATTACCAGAACACCTCTGGATGACTTTCTGTTCAAAAATCGCTATGGAAACTGTGAATATTTTGCCTCTGCCTGTGCAGTGATGCTGAGATTAGCAGGGATTCCGGCAAGGCTTGTAGGAGGATACAGAGGTGGTTATTATAATGATGTGGGTAGATATTACCTGGTGCCCCAAAAGAATGCCCATGTATGGGTGGAGGCATTTTTAGAAAACAAAGGATGGGTAAGGCTTGACCCTACACCTGCGTCTATAGATAACTTTGCCCTTTCAAAAAAGGTCCATTTCATGTTTAGGATGAGGTTGGCCCTGGATTTAATAAATTATTACTGGTATGCCTTTGTAATTAATTATAATCTCGACAGGCAGCTCGGCATTGTCTTTGCCATAACAAAGGCTGTTAAAAGACCTGATTTAAAATTTAATACAAAGACGATAAAACATTTGAAATATGCTGCCATGTTTATAATGATATCCCTTTTGTTATTCATTATTGTAAAGGTTATAATGAAAAAAAGGGATGTGGAAAGATTATTGCTCTCACAGTTTTATAAAAGACTGGATAGATACGGTTACAAAAAAAGAGAATCCCAGGGTCTTGAAGAATTTGTGGAAGGTATAAAGGATGACAACGTCAAAACAAAGGCATGGGAATTTACAAGGCAGTTTGAAGAGTTATATTACAGGGACAGAAAATTAAATAAGGATGACATAAAGAGATTAAAGGACATTATAAAGGCAATATGA